Proteins from one Acidimicrobiia bacterium genomic window:
- a CDS encoding BMP family ABC transporter substrate-binding protein: MQCLPNVGKARSRSVLIVIALASVLGSSFAAGVASAGEEPCVRVAFVYDNETKTPGFQHGQKVGENYMRKKLPCAEVKAVESIPEGPGSLPTFEQLVDEGYELIFANSFGYGDQLLEVAADNSDVKFEHAVGFRTADNLSTFYGARFEGWYLQGIAAADASESGQLGVIAPFPIPSIISDINGFTLGARSVNPDATVQVVFTNAFEDAIKDKQAAEALLDDGIDYLAQMSGSPSVGSVAEENDIPWNGADDPKVKSFGPSTYVGAPYLKWGHYFLQEAQAVIDGTWESQGYLGTIADKFVAFHVGTIPKNVVADIKAKKAEIADGTLVVFAGPITAQDGSVLVPEGQFAEFDVITTIFVEGVIGEIPQQG; the protein is encoded by the coding sequence ATGCAATGTCTGCCAAACGTCGGTAAAGCGCGGTCCCGTTCCGTTCTCATCGTCATCGCACTCGCGAGCGTGCTCGGAAGCTCCTTCGCCGCCGGCGTCGCAAGTGCGGGCGAAGAGCCATGTGTTCGTGTCGCGTTCGTGTACGACAACGAGACCAAGACGCCCGGCTTCCAACATGGTCAGAAGGTCGGCGAGAACTACATGCGTAAGAAGCTGCCGTGCGCCGAGGTCAAGGCAGTCGAGAGCATCCCTGAAGGCCCAGGGTCATTGCCGACCTTCGAACAACTCGTTGACGAAGGCTACGAACTCATCTTCGCCAACTCCTTCGGCTATGGCGATCAGTTGCTCGAGGTCGCGGCTGACAACTCAGACGTGAAATTTGAGCACGCAGTCGGCTTCCGGACGGCTGACAACCTGAGCACCTTCTACGGCGCTCGATTCGAGGGTTGGTACCTGCAGGGCATCGCCGCGGCGGACGCCAGCGAGTCAGGACAGTTGGGCGTTATTGCGCCATTTCCGATTCCAAGCATCATCTCTGACATCAATGGCTTCACCCTCGGTGCGCGCTCGGTGAACCCGGACGCCACTGTCCAGGTCGTCTTCACGAACGCGTTCGAGGACGCAATCAAGGACAAGCAAGCCGCTGAGGCGCTCCTCGATGACGGCATCGACTACTTGGCCCAGATGTCGGGATCGCCGTCGGTCGGATCCGTCGCCGAAGAGAACGACATCCCGTGGAACGGGGCGGACGACCCGAAGGTGAAGAGTTTCGGACCTTCGACCTATGTCGGAGCCCCGTATCTGAAGTGGGGTCACTACTTCCTTCAGGAGGCACAGGCGGTCATCGACGGGACGTGGGAGTCCCAGGGTTACCTCGGGACGATCGCGGACAAGTTCGTGGCGTTCCATGTCGGGACCATCCCCAAGAACGTCGTCGCGGACATCAAGGCGAAGAAGGCCGAGATTGCCGACGGAACGCTTGTCGTCTTCGCCGGACCGATTACGGCGCAAGACGGCTCGGTCCTCGTGCCTGAGGGTCAGTTTGCGGAATTTGACGTCATCACTACGATCTTCGTCGAAGGTGTGATCGGCGAGATTCCGCAACAAGGCTGA
- a CDS encoding M20/M25/M40 family metallo-hydrolase: MQTHEDRLTAALAHIDEDELCDLALQLTAIPSPTGEEGEVGEFIVSWLRAAGVHAFTQEVEDGRVNAVGVVPGEASGTSLMFNGHLDTGAPIPHELAAPGVAGQPDELMEPHREGGILYGTGMDNMQSGLAAIMGAAVACHRSGVQLHGDVIIAGVCGEMGVAPIDQYQGRRYRAKGVGTRHLLTHGVVSDYAVVADGSHFGLTWAECGVVYAKVSTAGRPLYTPFTRRAIDAKDSDNAIIQMTQLIGEIETWAMEFESRNVFRFEAGEIHPRVSIGAISGGVPFKVAVAPLGCSIYVDIRMPPGMRPIEAMREFRAVVDVASVDARVEFYVSQQGYVGEGIEPIAEAIADAHERVTGATLKTIAPMMTSMWTDTNIYNEVGIPAVKFGIGAVLVERDGRTELIPHTTSVEDLLAATRIYTATALRMCA; this comes from the coding sequence ATGCAGACTCACGAAGACCGGCTCACGGCTGCGTTAGCCCATATTGACGAGGATGAGCTGTGCGATCTCGCGCTCCAGCTCACTGCGATTCCGAGTCCTACGGGTGAAGAGGGTGAGGTCGGCGAGTTCATCGTCTCGTGGTTGCGCGCCGCAGGAGTCCATGCCTTCACGCAGGAGGTTGAAGACGGGCGTGTGAACGCGGTTGGAGTCGTTCCGGGCGAAGCAAGCGGCACCTCGTTGATGTTCAACGGACATCTCGATACCGGTGCGCCCATTCCTCATGAACTTGCTGCACCGGGGGTTGCAGGTCAGCCCGACGAGCTCATGGAGCCGCATCGGGAGGGCGGCATCCTGTACGGCACGGGGATGGACAACATGCAGAGCGGGCTTGCGGCGATTATGGGTGCCGCCGTCGCATGCCACCGCAGCGGTGTGCAGTTGCACGGCGACGTCATCATTGCGGGTGTGTGTGGCGAAATGGGTGTCGCACCGATCGACCAATATCAAGGGCGTCGATACCGTGCGAAAGGCGTGGGTACTCGTCACCTGCTGACGCACGGTGTCGTGTCTGACTACGCGGTGGTGGCCGACGGGTCGCACTTCGGCCTGACCTGGGCCGAATGCGGTGTTGTGTACGCAAAGGTCTCGACGGCCGGCAGGCCGCTGTACACGCCGTTTACGCGCCGGGCAATCGATGCGAAAGACAGCGACAACGCGATCATTCAGATGACCCAACTCATCGGCGAAATCGAAACATGGGCGATGGAGTTCGAGTCGCGCAATGTCTTTCGATTCGAAGCTGGTGAGATCCACCCGCGTGTGAGCATCGGAGCTATCTCGGGCGGTGTGCCGTTCAAGGTCGCGGTCGCACCGCTTGGGTGCAGCATCTACGTCGATATTCGGATGCCCCCCGGAATGCGGCCAATCGAGGCAATGCGCGAGTTCCGAGCGGTGGTTGACGTTGCGAGCGTTGACGCGAGAGTCGAGTTCTACGTCTCGCAGCAGGGCTACGTCGGTGAAGGTATCGAGCCCATCGCCGAGGCAATCGCCGACGCTCATGAACGCGTCACGGGTGCGACACTCAAGACCATTGCCCCAATGATGACGTCCATGTGGACGGACACCAACATCTATAACGAGGTCGGTATACCGGCAGTCAAGTTTGGAATTGGCGCTGTCCTGGTTGAGCGCGATGGGCGTACGGAATTGATACCCCATACGACTAGCGTCGAAGACCTGCTCGCAGCTACACGGATCTATACCGCGACAGCACTTCGCATGTGTGCATGA
- a CDS encoding AMP-binding protein — MTGRDVIHRSPLPDVEIPDVLLPELVLRRAADVPDKAALIEGVTGRVLTYGELDDAVRRLAGGLVAHAFAPGDVVAIMAPNSPEYAVVFHGVGFAGGVVTTINPTYTEAEVRHQLEDAGPRILVTDADCLDTALAASAGTSVQSTYVIGDAAIDGIPRLVALFADPVSEPVDVPFDAPFAIPYSSGTTGLAKGVVLSHRALVAGVMQTLAPFALRADEKIAAVLPFFHIFGIQVLMNAPITAGATVITMPRFALQPYLQLLQDFAVTRAFVAPPIVAALAKDPIVDKFDLSGLEQVFSGAAPLSPGLAGEASARLGCEVVQGYGMTEMAPGTHLGPNRSSKPGSVGVTAPNSEIKVVDPVTGDAMHVGEDGEVCMRGPQMMTAYLNNPRATSDTIDEHGWLHTGDIGHVDDDGYLYVIDRLKEMIKYKGFQVAPAELEAVLLTHPAVADAAVIGEPDDIAGEVPVAFVVLKEATTATEDDIAEFVATRLAHFKRLAKVTFTDKVPRSASGKILRRLLRDQARPPT, encoded by the coding sequence ATGACCGGGAGGGATGTGATCCACAGGAGCCCACTTCCTGACGTCGAGATCCCCGATGTCTTGCTGCCCGAGCTGGTGCTTCGGCGAGCGGCCGACGTCCCGGACAAGGCGGCGCTCATCGAAGGTGTAACCGGGCGCGTGCTCACCTACGGAGAACTGGATGACGCAGTGCGGCGCCTCGCTGGCGGGCTCGTCGCGCACGCGTTCGCGCCGGGCGACGTCGTGGCGATCATGGCGCCGAATTCTCCCGAGTACGCGGTCGTGTTCCACGGGGTGGGTTTCGCTGGCGGGGTGGTCACCACCATCAACCCGACCTACACCGAGGCCGAGGTTCGTCATCAGCTAGAAGACGCCGGGCCCCGCATCCTCGTCACCGACGCCGACTGCTTGGACACGGCACTTGCCGCCTCCGCCGGCACCTCGGTGCAGAGCACCTACGTGATCGGCGACGCGGCGATCGACGGCATCCCGCGATTGGTGGCCTTGTTCGCCGATCCGGTGTCCGAGCCGGTGGACGTGCCCTTCGACGCGCCGTTCGCCATCCCCTACTCGTCCGGGACTACCGGCCTAGCCAAGGGCGTCGTGCTCAGCCACCGCGCGCTGGTCGCAGGAGTGATGCAGACGCTCGCTCCGTTCGCGCTGCGTGCTGACGAGAAGATCGCTGCCGTTCTCCCGTTCTTCCACATCTTCGGCATCCAGGTGCTCATGAACGCGCCCATCACCGCCGGCGCCACCGTGATCACGATGCCTCGCTTCGCCTTGCAGCCGTACCTCCAGTTACTCCAGGACTTCGCTGTGACACGGGCCTTCGTCGCGCCACCGATCGTGGCGGCACTCGCCAAGGATCCGATCGTCGACAAATTCGACCTATCAGGTCTTGAGCAGGTGTTCTCGGGCGCGGCACCACTGTCGCCTGGCCTCGCCGGTGAAGCGTCGGCGCGTCTCGGCTGCGAGGTGGTCCAGGGCTACGGCATGACCGAAATGGCGCCCGGAACACATCTGGGGCCAAATCGAAGCTCCAAACCCGGCTCAGTCGGAGTCACCGCACCGAACAGCGAGATCAAGGTCGTCGATCCCGTGACCGGGGACGCGATGCATGTTGGGGAGGACGGTGAGGTGTGCATGCGCGGTCCCCAAATGATGACGGCGTATCTCAACAACCCGCGAGCGACCTCCGACACCATCGACGAACACGGCTGGTTGCACACGGGTGACATCGGCCACGTCGACGATGACGGTTATCTCTACGTCATCGACCGTCTCAAAGAGATGATCAAGTACAAGGGGTTTCAGGTAGCGCCAGCCGAACTCGAGGCCGTTCTGCTCACCCACCCCGCAGTCGCCGACGCCGCCGTCATCGGCGAGCCAGACGACATTGCCGGCGAAGTGCCCGTCGCATTCGTCGTGCTCAAAGAGGCCACCACGGCCACCGAAGACGACATCGCCGAGTTCGTCGCCACCCGCCTCGCCCACTTCAAACGCCTCGCCAAGGTCACGTTCACTGACAAGGTGCCCAGATCAGCCTCGGGCAAGATCTTGCGCCGACTGCTGCGGGACCAGGCCAGACCACCAACCTGA
- a CDS encoding DMT family transporter has translation MTIAVIAYSASSLLVRAGRAEPVVFNAWRLWFAVPPLAAIVVWRQRRRPELELWPAEISRGRVFALLVGGGALFAAGASVAFVAIDRTRLLNVTLITSLQPVVVVAFAVIALGERLSAKRAAAASAAVLGTLAVAAAGSSNGTWTLEGDLIAVGALMLYAGWFLYGRVLRARFSMDPIALMLGVLAPAAALLTPVALLMHGNLHMNGRGFAFAAYTMVAGTTAHVLVVWTHPYLPAVVSAPLLLAQPPIVAVAAWLWFGEELGAVEIVGSTIVIATLVFVVRTPAAELVEGTTADPVAPT, from the coding sequence ATGACCATCGCGGTGATCGCGTATTCAGCATCGTCGTTGCTCGTCCGCGCGGGACGAGCAGAACCGGTTGTGTTCAATGCCTGGCGCTTGTGGTTCGCGGTTCCGCCGCTTGCAGCGATTGTCGTGTGGCGCCAACGCCGGCGCCCGGAGTTGGAGCTCTGGCCGGCAGAAATATCAAGGGGTCGCGTGTTCGCGTTGCTAGTGGGCGGCGGCGCGCTCTTCGCCGCTGGTGCCTCCGTAGCGTTCGTTGCGATCGACCGGACCCGCCTCCTAAACGTCACGCTGATCACCTCACTTCAACCGGTGGTGGTCGTCGCGTTTGCTGTCATCGCACTCGGCGAGCGTCTGAGCGCGAAGCGCGCTGCCGCTGCCAGCGCGGCGGTGCTCGGAACCCTCGCCGTGGCGGCTGCTGGATCAAGCAATGGCACCTGGACTCTCGAGGGCGACTTGATCGCGGTCGGTGCGCTCATGCTGTACGCCGGTTGGTTCCTCTATGGCCGGGTCTTGCGAGCCCGGTTCTCGATGGATCCGATTGCATTAATGCTGGGGGTCCTAGCTCCTGCAGCGGCCTTGCTCACGCCAGTGGCGCTGCTGATGCACGGCAATCTCCACATGAACGGGCGTGGGTTCGCGTTCGCGGCCTACACCATGGTCGCAGGCACGACGGCACACGTCCTGGTGGTCTGGACGCATCCCTATCTTCCTGCGGTTGTCTCGGCGCCCTTGCTCCTCGCACAGCCTCCGATCGTCGCGGTTGCGGCTTGGCTCTGGTTCGGCGAGGAACTCGGCGCAGTCGAAATCGTTGGATCGACGATTGTTATCGCGACCCTCGTCTTCGTGGTCCGTACACCCGCTGCGGAACTTGTCGAGGGGACTACTGCTGATCCAGTAGCGCCCACCTAG
- a CDS encoding isochorismatase family cysteine hydrolase, which yields MFVPTTFEIQPESTAFLVVDMQRDFLAPGAPYENAIGREAVETINRVSTVCRAQGIPVIFTAQAHRADGSDIGRVGVLHPVTASGQALRESTPGVELYPTLEVEPTDHIITKRRFSAFFGTDLEVLLRGLGVTLLIVAGVAGNVCCESTIRDAFYRDFEVIYLSDATGPAPLADRGWGAFDEDSVHRYVLTMVSTFFGEVAESGDVLARIASASHR from the coding sequence GTGTTCGTTCCGACCACGTTCGAGATTCAGCCAGAGTCCACGGCCTTTCTCGTTGTTGACATGCAGCGGGACTTCCTTGCGCCCGGTGCTCCCTACGAGAATGCCATCGGGCGCGAAGCCGTCGAGACCATCAACCGCGTCTCCACGGTATGTCGCGCGCAGGGGATCCCTGTCATCTTCACCGCACAGGCTCATCGTGCCGACGGCAGCGATATCGGGCGTGTGGGAGTGCTACATCCTGTGACGGCAAGTGGCCAGGCCCTGCGTGAGAGCACGCCCGGCGTCGAGCTCTATCCAACACTCGAAGTGGAACCGACTGACCACATCATCACGAAGCGACGATTCAGTGCCTTCTTTGGAACGGACCTTGAGGTGCTCTTGCGCGGCCTGGGGGTCACTCTCCTGATCGTTGCGGGGGTTGCTGGCAACGTCTGTTGCGAGTCCACCATCCGCGACGCGTTCTACCGGGACTTCGAGGTCATCTACCTCTCAGATGCGACTGGCCCCGCTCCCCTAGCTGATCGTGGGTGGGGCGCCTTCGATGAGGACTCCGTGCACCGGTACGTGCTGACCATGGTCTCGACATTCTTTGGCGAGGTCGCAGAGTCTGGCGATGTCCTCGCCCGCATCGCTAGCGCATCTCACCGGTAA
- a CDS encoding MaoC family dehydratase — MTDHTRQAPASTPKVSELPGLVGKDLGSSEWVTIEQRDIDLFADATRDHQWIHVDPIAAKDGPFGTTIAHGFFTLSLCPWLLAEVLQVPDATSVVNYGLNKVRFPAPVPSGSRVRLSIRLNAAEAMDGGVQVALGMTFDIDGSERPACVAEMVIRYLS, encoded by the coding sequence ATGACCGACCACACCCGACAAGCGCCGGCGTCGACGCCGAAGGTGAGTGAGCTGCCGGGACTGGTCGGCAAGGATCTTGGCTCTTCCGAGTGGGTGACGATTGAGCAACGCGACATCGATCTCTTCGCTGACGCGACCCGGGACCACCAATGGATCCATGTCGATCCCATCGCGGCCAAAGACGGTCCGTTCGGAACCACCATCGCTCACGGGTTCTTCACGCTGTCGCTATGTCCCTGGCTCCTCGCCGAGGTCTTGCAGGTTCCTGATGCGACGTCCGTCGTGAACTACGGCCTCAACAAGGTGCGCTTCCCTGCACCGGTGCCTTCGGGTTCAAGGGTTCGGTTGAGCATCCGGCTCAATGCTGCCGAGGCGATGGATGGAGGCGTTCAGGTCGCCCTTGGCATGACCTTCGACATCGACGGCAGCGAGAGACCGGCCTGCGTCGCTGAGATGGTGATCCGCTATCTCAGCTAG
- a CDS encoding cobalamin-dependent protein (Presence of a B(12) (cobalamin)-binding domain implies dependence on cobalamin itself, in one of its several forms, or in some unusual lineages, dependence on a cobalamin-like analog.) → MRAVVNQHPVRVLIAKPGLDGHDRGAKVVTRALRDAGFEVIYTGRHQSVDAITATILDEDVDVVGLSILSGAHIDYCTRLAEGLRAAGRQDVALLVGGVIPQDDVQTLTELGYSVFPTGSALDEIVECAAAGRTERKS, encoded by the coding sequence ATGCGTGCCGTGGTGAATCAGCACCCGGTGCGAGTTCTCATCGCGAAGCCTGGTCTCGACGGGCACGACCGCGGGGCCAAGGTAGTCACGCGAGCGTTGCGCGACGCCGGTTTCGAAGTGATTTACACCGGGCGCCACCAATCTGTTGATGCAATCACCGCGACGATCCTCGACGAAGACGTCGATGTTGTCGGCCTGTCAATCCTTTCCGGCGCGCACATCGACTACTGCACGCGCTTGGCCGAGGGCCTGAGAGCTGCTGGCCGGCAAGACGTTGCGCTGCTTGTCGGTGGAGTGATCCCGCAAGACGATGTTCAAACGCTCACAGAGCTCGGCTATTCGGTCTTTCCGACCGGCAGCGCGTTGGATGAAATCGTCGAGTGTGCTGCTGCGGGTCGCACCGAGCGCAAGAGCTGA
- the fabG gene encoding 3-oxoacyl-ACP reductase FabG, which produces MPLKLATSRVLVTGGARGIGEAIARRLATEGAAVAILDLDADAAAATASQIAGTTGQVVGFGCDVSNRSQVAEVVPAAAESLGGLDGLITNAGVARDGFLHKLDDDAWDTVIAVHLTGTFACLRAASPWLRADGPGRVVCISSISAAMGNLGQSNYTAAKGGILSLVKTAALELARFQTTVNAIRPGFIDTAMTQAVPPDLRQKLIDDIPLGRSGEPGDVAGAVAFLCSEDASYMTGAVLDINGGAYM; this is translated from the coding sequence ATGCCGCTGAAGTTGGCTACATCACGCGTGCTCGTGACCGGGGGCGCACGGGGAATCGGTGAGGCGATTGCCCGCCGGCTCGCCACTGAAGGGGCGGCCGTGGCGATCCTGGACCTCGACGCGGATGCCGCCGCCGCCACCGCGTCGCAGATCGCAGGCACAACTGGTCAGGTCGTGGGATTCGGTTGCGACGTGTCGAATCGATCCCAGGTAGCCGAGGTGGTGCCCGCCGCCGCGGAGTCGCTCGGTGGCCTCGATGGCTTGATCACCAACGCAGGCGTTGCGCGAGACGGTTTCTTGCACAAGCTCGACGACGACGCGTGGGACACAGTCATCGCGGTCCACCTCACAGGCACGTTCGCGTGTCTGCGCGCTGCGAGCCCGTGGCTGCGCGCCGACGGCCCCGGACGTGTCGTGTGCATCTCGTCGATCTCGGCCGCGATGGGCAACTTGGGGCAATCGAACTACACCGCGGCTAAGGGTGGCATCCTCTCGCTGGTGAAAACGGCCGCGCTCGAGCTTGCGCGCTTTCAGACCACCGTCAATGCCATTCGCCCGGGCTTCATCGACACCGCGATGACCCAAGCTGTCCCTCCTGATCTCCGCCAGAAGCTGATCGATGACATCCCGCTGGGCCGATCGGGCGAACCAGGGGACGTCGCTGGCGCCGTGGCATTCCTTTGCAGCGAAGACGCGTCGTACATGACGGGAGCCGTGCTGGACATCAACGGCGGGGCTTACATGTGA
- a CDS encoding LLM class flavin-dependent oxidoreductase → MNNREPLLAPGYDLNALLALAEQVEELGFDAVFVGDSLFSKPRFEALTLLGALSQRTSRVQLGTSALVASLRDPLYLALQWATLDHLSNGRMILGAGAGNAEPRVKLEFASLGLEFGKRMSRLEECLHVLKTIWSSGSVTFHGKHFQYDDVSFYSGTELAPFTAKQGSPPIWVVSNPNIMNPAGEQQVANACRRILTYGDGWLTCCRAGHPEELEQQLEMLVQTASESDINLDEFDVAYQVTLTLADTTDAAHAMQREYIDSYYPELREHVNLVDWGPVGSPDEVTAWFDRFLDAGVTYFVCRFGAIDQFDQVSRFTQSVLPKFRGAQSTVS, encoded by the coding sequence TTGAACAACCGTGAGCCTCTGCTCGCTCCGGGTTACGACCTCAATGCCCTCTTGGCACTCGCAGAACAGGTCGAGGAATTGGGTTTCGATGCAGTGTTCGTGGGCGACAGCCTGTTCTCCAAGCCTCGATTCGAGGCATTGACACTCCTCGGTGCGCTCAGCCAGCGGACCTCGCGGGTGCAGCTCGGGACTTCAGCGCTCGTCGCGTCGCTGCGTGATCCTCTGTACCTCGCACTGCAATGGGCGACGCTGGACCACCTCTCGAATGGGCGAATGATCCTCGGTGCAGGTGCTGGGAATGCCGAACCCCGGGTGAAGTTGGAGTTCGCCTCGCTCGGTCTCGAATTCGGCAAGCGAATGTCCCGGCTGGAGGAGTGCCTGCACGTCCTCAAGACCATCTGGAGCTCCGGATCGGTCACCTTCCACGGCAAGCATTTCCAGTACGACGACGTGTCGTTCTACTCGGGTACCGAGCTAGCCCCTTTCACAGCGAAGCAGGGATCACCACCGATCTGGGTTGTCTCAAACCCGAACATCATGAACCCGGCGGGTGAACAACAGGTCGCCAACGCGTGCCGTCGAATCCTCACGTACGGCGATGGGTGGCTCACTTGTTGTCGAGCGGGTCACCCCGAAGAATTGGAACAGCAACTCGAGATGCTTGTACAGACGGCATCCGAGAGCGACATCAATCTCGACGAGTTCGATGTCGCCTATCAGGTCACTCTGACGTTGGCGGACACCACCGATGCTGCTCACGCAATGCAACGGGAGTACATCGACAGCTACTACCCCGAGCTCCGAGAGCACGTGAACTTGGTCGATTGGGGACCCGTCGGCTCGCCAGACGAAGTGACCGCGTGGTTTGATCGCTTTCTCGACGCTGGCGTCACCTACTTCGTGTGTCGGTTCGGTGCGATCGACCAGTTTGATCAAGTGAGTCGATTTACCCAGAGTGTGCTCCCGAAATTTCGCGGTGCGCAATCAACCGTGTCATGA
- a CDS encoding hydantoinase/oxoprolinase family protein, whose amino-acid sequence MRLGFDVGGTFTDFVLLTSNGQLFTGKRLTTYPDPSDACLAGLQEILYRGAAQWSDLEQLIHGTTWGSNVIIERKGVGVGLVTTAGFRDVLAIAREKRYSLYDLQIEKPEPLVGRSSIWEIRERTLADGSVATPLDEPAAREVVQQIRSAGIQSLAICFLHSYRNATNERRFAEIVHDVAPEIAVSLSSEVSPQIREYERTSTTAVNAYVMTAVRAYLQRMLEEVRDTGYKGRLFIMQSNGGIATAEAMTRLPVRMIESGPAGGAIVAALYGGLTNNADVVAFDMGGTTAKLAMIKDGVPETVSQFELHKVDLQAGSGIPMSVRSIDLVEIGAGGGSIAEAGMGTIQVGPESAGSTPGPACYGRGGDHATVTDANVVLGYLSAANFAGGTMTLDAEAAHDAVRRHVAEPLGISLEEAAWGIHRIANLNMELAARVVSIDRGYDPRDLALVATGGCGPAHACRMASALGMPTVIVPAAAGVASAIGMLAADVRFDVSRSLVGTLADTDLKALNHLFTELEAEASRTIRESGAAESPVLVREVELRYIGQGYELSIEVPAGDLTEAEMALLRQRFEKAYIARYGFSSGDQSIEATTWKVTAYGPTPEINLGRITRGAGLPDDALRETRPAYFPEYEGYVDTPAYSHAALTSGAEIVGPAVIEERESTAVVPPGFRAVVDDFGTLIIRNEP is encoded by the coding sequence ATGCGACTCGGCTTTGACGTTGGCGGGACCTTCACAGACTTCGTCCTGCTGACCTCGAATGGACAGTTGTTCACGGGCAAGCGCTTGACGACCTATCCGGATCCGTCCGACGCGTGCCTCGCCGGCCTCCAGGAGATCCTCTACCGCGGTGCCGCGCAATGGTCGGACCTCGAGCAGCTCATCCACGGCACGACTTGGGGTTCCAATGTCATCATCGAGCGCAAGGGAGTCGGTGTCGGCCTGGTCACGACCGCAGGCTTCCGAGACGTGCTGGCAATTGCCCGCGAGAAGCGATACTCGCTCTACGACCTCCAGATCGAGAAGCCTGAGCCCCTTGTCGGCCGATCTTCGATCTGGGAGATCCGGGAGCGAACGTTGGCGGACGGCTCCGTGGCGACGCCGTTGGATGAGCCGGCCGCGCGAGAAGTGGTGCAACAGATTCGTTCAGCCGGGATCCAGAGCCTCGCCATCTGCTTCTTGCACAGCTACCGGAACGCAACCAACGAACGACGGTTTGCCGAAATCGTGCACGACGTCGCTCCCGAGATCGCGGTGTCGCTGTCATCCGAAGTGTCGCCGCAGATCCGCGAGTACGAGCGCACGAGTACGACGGCCGTGAACGCCTATGTGATGACCGCCGTGCGCGCTTACTTGCAGAGAATGCTCGAGGAAGTCCGCGACACGGGCTACAAGGGACGGCTGTTCATCATGCAATCGAACGGTGGAATTGCCACCGCCGAGGCCATGACCCGACTTCCTGTGCGCATGATCGAGTCTGGTCCCGCCGGTGGCGCCATCGTTGCTGCGCTCTACGGCGGCCTGACCAACAACGCCGATGTCGTCGCGTTCGACATGGGGGGCACGACCGCAAAGCTGGCGATGATCAAGGACGGCGTGCCGGAGACGGTCAGCCAATTCGAGTTGCACAAGGTGGACCTCCAGGCCGGCAGCGGCATCCCGATGAGCGTGCGCTCCATCGACTTGGTCGAGATCGGTGCCGGTGGGGGCAGCATCGCCGAAGCCGGGATGGGGACGATTCAGGTCGGGCCCGAAAGCGCGGGGTCGACCCCAGGACCCGCGTGTTACGGCCGAGGCGGCGACCACGCGACCGTGACGGACGCGAACGTGGTGTTGGGTTATCTGAGTGCCGCGAACTTCGCGGGTGGCACCATGACACTGGACGCAGAAGCAGCCCACGACGCGGTCCGACGACACGTCGCGGAACCTCTCGGGATCAGCCTCGAGGAGGCCGCCTGGGGGATCCATCGCATCGCCAACCTGAACATGGAGCTCGCTGCCCGTGTCGTGTCGATCGACCGTGGGTACGATCCGCGCGATCTGGCGTTGGTGGCCACCGGTGGATGCGGACCTGCGCACGCGTGTCGAATGGCGTCAGCTCTCGGCATGCCGACGGTCATCGTGCCTGCGGCAGCTGGCGTTGCTTCAGCAATCGGCATGCTCGCCGCTGACGTGCGGTTTGACGTGTCGCGCAGCCTCGTCGGCACCCTTGCCGACACTGACCTTAAGGCATTGAACCACCTATTCACTGAACTTGAGGCCGAAGCATCCCGCACTATTCGAGAATCAGGCGCGGCAGAGAGCCCCGTCTTGGTCCGAGAGGTGGAACTCCGCTACATCGGACAAGGTTATGAGCTCTCGATCGAGGTCCCAGCTGGCGACCTCACCGAAGCTGAGATGGCGTTGCTCCGTCAGCGCTTCGAGAAGGCGTACATCGCTCGCTATGGATTCAGCAGCGGAGACCAGAGTATCGAGGCAACGACGTGGAAGGTCACCGCGTATGGACCGACTCCCGAGATCAACCTCGGTCGAATTACGCGAGGGGCTGGGTTGCCAGACGACGCTTTGCGCGAGACGCGGCCAGCGTATTTTCCCGAGTATGAGGGATACGTCGACACGCCCGCCTATTCGCACGCTGCGTTGACGTCAGGAGCGGAGATCGTTGGTCCGGCGGTAATCGAAGAACGCGAGTCCACCGCCGTGGTGCCACCTGGCTTCCGAGCGGTCGTCGATGACTTCGGCACGTTGATCATCCGAAATGAGCCGTAG